The region TAATCTTTTTATATGTTTGCACAAATCTTTGTTACAGATTCATAAATGTCCTCAATGCCTTTCAAAGGCTTTCAAAAGGTGATACTATAGTGCCCAGGAGATCTGTGCACCTTtgctataaaataataaattgattgATTACCATAGTCTCAATTCCACTATGCTTGTAGGCTTCTCAGGCTGTCAATCAAATAAATCTTGAAAGTGTTTTGAACTAAACTAAATACTGTTTCTACCTGTAGTTCTTGTGTTTGATGTACCAGGTGATGCATGTTAGATGGGGTAATACTGTATCAGACTTTTTCATGTCAGTAATAGGGTTAGGCATATTGGaaaacagatgaatgaatgaataatcttttttttgtgtcttaCTTCATTCGTCTTTTATGTGATTATTCAAACACATTATTCAGCAACAGAAGAAAAATTCCAATATGTATACCCCcaaacattttatagaacaaTTACTTTCTATTAAGGTTTGGTCATAAGTCTTactcaataaatacattctCACACAAATGTCAACAAACATAGACAAAACAAAGCTTGGACCAAATGATCTGCACATTGTAAAACTAATACAactcaaattaaaatatattttaaagcatCATCTTCATTTCTAATTTCTAACTATTTGCTGCAAAACATGTAGAGGAAAGTAGAgaatgaaacatttcattttttcacctTCTGCTATTACTCAAGTGATATTCACAGATcctctaatctaatctaaaccCTCTATATCTTCCATTTATAATATGTAGTGGCAATATACCACATCTTGTATGTGCACAGTAATCTCTTACTTTAAAACAGATTGTAACAGATTGTGCCGTTGGTAATCTCATAATTACTCATTTTGTGTGCAGATGATCTGGTTATATTATCTTCCTGCAGTGCTGGTCTTCAACAGCTGTTGAGTAAACGCTCCCAATATGGTGGTGACTTTTACATCATGTTTAATGACATGATGATGAGGTATAAGGAGATCCGAAATTTAGTGCTTCTCGAATTTTACGTAACAGgcttataaatacattttatttcttggctgcttgtgtttgtgtatcagtACAAGAAATGTTGGAATGTTTTATTGTGCTGtgtattagagctgcaatgatttaaTTAGTCGATCgagagaaaattaatcgccaactattttgttAATCTTGTTAATCGCTTTgagtcattctttaagaaaaaaatcacagttcTGTGGTTCTAGCTTCTTAAATCTGagtattttctagtttctttagtcttctacgatagtaaattgaatatgtttgtaggttgtggactgttggtcgggagaaaataagacattttggGTTGCATCTTGAGCTTTGGGacacagtgatcaacatttttcacacatttctgacattttatagaccaaagaacaaatcaattaatcaagaaaatatttgtcAGATGACTCGctaaagaaaataattgcagGCCtactgtgtatgtttttaatgtgatggactactgtatgttttatgttatacTGAGATATTTATCATAAATTAAATTTagttattaatgattaattgtATCAAACCCTATGTAAACTATGATCCATTATCCTGACATTGCTGTTAGGAAACTACATGTAATACTATCCAGAATAACTGGGGCACTcacttaaaaacataaaaaataaggaTAAACACAAGGGAAATAACAATagctttccatttatttttccatgtacatttacattgtaaacaTTTACATGTAACTATgacataaattaaatattacGATCATTTGTTAATTTAACACTATGTTGTACAGAATTCACATTCCAATGGATTTTTTGTGAGACATTCcagtaatatatatttaaacatacaAAGATACCAGCTCAAGAAAGGCTGCCACCAACCCCATAAAATACACcttttcactgaaaataaaaccgGCAGAGATAAAGAACACAATGAAATCAAGTATAACTAAGTGTTACTTGTTAAAACAATTCCCTCTGTTGAACTGCTGATAAAAACGACTCATTTCTTCATTGTGAGGGCAAGAAACTCCTTCCTGGTCTTGGGATCATCGTTAAATGTTCCCAGCATGACACTTGTAACAGTACTGGCGTTCATCTTCTGCACTCCTCTCATCACCATGCACATGTGACTGAAATGCACAAAGGAGGATTTTAAAGTTACCATGAAACCCCAAAGGTTAGCTTTGTAACTCACAGTGTTGAACTTGTATGACGTAAATGAAGGCACCCTTGAAACTATCATCTCTGTTTAACTATCTTTAGCCATCTTCATCATGTTATGGTTAAATATACTGAGTTAGTTATCCAGAAGAGATTAAGGAAATTTAAGTTCCAGCGGtttcttaaaaaacatttgatcCATGTCTGAAATGGAGGCAACAAAAGCTGAATACTCACACAGCCTCGATAACTACTGCCACTCCAGCAGGCTCCAATGCTTCAGAGATAGCTGAAGCAATCTCTTTAGTTAGACGTTCCTGAACTGTagagaaaacaacacattaaatgtactgcagaaaaaacaaagatcatAACAAAAGAAATAACTGTAGTGAACAGTGTTTTTACCTTGAAGCCTCCTGCTGTAGATCTCAACAATTCTgaaagaatataaaaaataaaaattatgaaTCAGATGTtggtgcgtgcgtgcgtgcgtgcatgtgtgtgtgtgtgtgtgtgtgtgtgtgtgttgtttttacgTACCTAGCAAGTTTGCTCAGACCAACCACTTTCTTGTTTGGGAGGTATGCTATGTGAGCCTGAAAAATTGAAACAAAGCAAATATGACTTAAAGCTTATCACAGATACATTGCTATCAGCATGTATGTCAGCAGGTAAGTACCAAAGGGTACGGTTAAGGTAATTGACAGGTAACACTGACAAAATTAAGTGTAAAATGTCATGCTCAGTAGCACATATTTTGGTCACGActtttaaataactaaatataagTGATCCTTctcaaaatgtgtgtttaaaaaatgagaatTAGCcagtatattttttaatcagatttttaattctcaaatatcaatatcagtaatGGCCTCAAGAATACAGCATTGCATTACATTAATCCACAGTTCAGGACAGAATTTATTAAATTACCTTGCCAAAGAAGGGCACCAGATGATgttcacagagagagaacaaatcAATGCCCTTTACAATCACCATCTCCTCATGGTTCTCATCAAAGATAGCATCGTTCATGATATCTGTGTGGAGATTAAATGTTAGCTTTACAGTCTCTCTTATACTGGAGcaaatacattatattaaaagtGACAAAGTGACCAATGTGTCCATTAGTTAGGACCTAGAATTTAGCATAATAGGACGATTGAAACTTTAATGTTTcgaaaaatggaaaatgggaACAGGACAACTCTTTATAATATAGTGTAGCTGTGGGCCAGAAAGTGTATAATTGCCATATTGaagttttctttgttctttgaAGTGTTCTTTTGCCcttctttaaatgtgtttatggtAAAATTTCaactcactttttcaaaaatataatatGGCAAATGGCTCATGTGAAAGTATTGATAAGCTTTTGTCATccgaaaaaacaaaaacaaagaaaaagctgtCCTCACCTTGGGTTGTTTCCTTGTAGCCTTTGGTGAGGAACTGCATGGCTTTGGCTGCACGTAGTGGTGTACGTAGAAGTCCCTCCCGTTCGACATCCTCTCCAAGCTCACTCAGTACAGTAGTATAAGCTTTCTCAATATGAGGCAGTTTTGTTGCATCTACAGTTTCCTTCTCTTCTTTGCATAAACTATTTTGTTTAGACTCAACACGCATGTTCAGGTACTCTGCAACTACTCCATTCATCTCTGAAGCATGGTGATACTCCATTCTGGCTCTTAGTACTACTTTCAGCGAAAGACACTGCAGGATACAATTAAACAGGCCCAGTGGTACgctgttggctcagtggtcTCAAAAAGGACATCCCCTTGGTTTTTAAAGCCTGATGTGGAGCCGTGAGGCTACAACATCACTGAAGCCTCAAGATACCCATGAAGGAAATAATAACATGTGAATAATTTCCCCATTTGTCGTCTCTTGCAGGCCTTAACCTTCCAGACAGACAAGGTATCTAATTACCACATAAATCAGTTTCAAAATTCTCTTGCATATAATGCAATGAAGCAGCATCTGACTGATCCTGTGATTTGAGTTTAAATACCTAGAAGTCCCATGCTCTGATTTGAGGTCACAGAAGACTAGTCTTGAGTGCTCGGAACAACCGCCACTCACATGCAATCCTTAACATTCTTCTGGAGCCTTTGTCTACATGGACCAGTGAAATGAAACCAAATGAGATTAAGCAGAATTCTAAAATACAGCCCTCGACTGTCTTATGTTTCATGTAAAGTTTTGGATAAGAGTATAGAGTATTAGGAATAAGAtggaaaacataaaaagcaggagtctaaaaaaaaagttatgaaaaATACTAGAGCTGGAAAAATTAAATTCTTCATGCATGGTATCTTCATCccttttttgtttatataaagGCACTACTGCTGGCAGAGCATTTTAGagtaaatatattaaaagtaaattaaaaaaatgttttcacacaatCTAAGTAACcataatcaaatataaaataaccaAATAATGGATGTATTACTTGCATGATAGTAGCCAAGTGTGACTGTCACCAGACTAATTGTACTCCTGAAAGCTGCTGGGATAGAACTGTTAAACTGATGAGTCAAAGGACATTTGATCAAAACTTTAAAACTCAGTTTCCTGTTTAATaagccaaacaaaaaaatgttttttgcatgTGGACTATATGTGAAGCATGtcagaatatatttatattggtAGTAAATACTTTAAACTGAATACCTGTGAATGTCTGCTATTTGTGACTGTAAAATGGACaacaaatggaaaacaaaaaattagtttagtttaaggctacaactaaagattattttcattaccgtGAAATCGACAAATTATTTacttgattaactgattaaatgttctgtctgtaaaatgtcagaaaataaagagtagagtgtccagcaccaaaccaagataataataaaaatataaataaaaataaagataaagtaaAACACTGAGCAGCTGGCCCTAGATATCTGCACTGGATCTCTGGATGAGTGAACATATGTACAGTCTAtaaatatgtacacacataaTCAATAGTCTCAGTCTATCAGTAGATATAAATGTAcacatatgaataaatatgagtCCATGTTAGAGCTGCGttggtattgattttttttttcccttaccATGCAAATTAGCGAAGCCATTCAAACCATCATGATAACcgccataaaaaaaaataatttaaacctcagatgttataaaataattggtTCCTAAATACCATATTGGCCAAAAGGAAACCCTGATTATATGACGACCCCCCTTTTCCAACACTTGCAATAATCTTGCTGCTAATACCATGGAGCAGCATTTGACTGATCCTGTGATTTAATTGTAAATACCTAGAAGCCCTGTGCTCTGATTTGCAGAAGACTTGAGACCGATTAGATCAGAAGTCAGGGTTCagtgacaaaagaaaagacCTCCACATATTTTACCTGGGTGACATCAACATAACCATTACGCCACTTTTTGCCCTGAACTTAAATCTTACCCATTGACATTAATTGCTTCTGCAGATCATTGCTGCATTAACATAATTTCAAGAccatatttcttatttattatttaagtattaattattaatatgttTAACCTCATCGtcttttaaaaacctttttgttCTCTTTAAAGAGATACGTATAATTGGTCTACATGCCAAATACAGAAAAGGcaaagagaaaactgaaaatactAATAATAGGGATTCTAGGAATAATACAATAGTTAGGGGAAACCAAGAATTTCTAGGAAACAAAACTGGTCACTTCTTCGAAACAAAATGGAACATAAAGCAGGAAGAGCAGAACACAAATCATGTAGAACTATGAAAAATTAGTATGAAAATTTAAATCCTGTTTACCCACAACACAAAGGGCTATTTAAGCCTTGGGCTTCACTGTGATGAGGACAGTCAAGTGAACAACTATGTATGTTACAGACTCTTTGTTCCTctgtttttcagacat is a window of Thunnus thynnus chromosome 8, fThuThy2.1, whole genome shotgun sequence DNA encoding:
- the LOC137187595 gene encoding GTP cyclohydrolase 1-like, coding for MEYHHASEMNGVVAEYLNMRVESKQNSLCKEEKETVDATKLPHIEKAYTTVLSELGEDVEREGLLRTPLRAAKAMQFLTKGYKETTQDIMNDAIFDENHEEMVIVKGIDLFSLCEHHLVPFFGKAHIAYLPNKKVVGLSKLARIVEIYSRRLQVQERLTKEIASAISEALEPAGVAVVIEAVHMCMVMRGVQKMNASTVTSVMLGTFNDDPKTRKEFLALTMKK